The DNA window TGCCGAGACGGTGGTAAGGAGCTCCCTTTTGTGAGAATGCGGGCATCCATGGTAGGGCGAGCTGATCCTCAGCCTTTATCCTGCTCAGGGGTAGAGAAGTGTCGTTGGGGTTGATGGGGATGTTGGCTGCGAGGAAGTGGCAGCGCTTGTTAAAAGTGTCGGAGTCAGGGTTAGGCACATCCGAGTCGAGGACGACGATAGAGACCAGACGCTCGCCCTTGTCAAAGACCTGCACACGTAGACGTGGGGGCTTTTCGCTGACGATACTGTCGACGATTTGGCCGGGAGGAACCTTTAGTTGGCGGAAGTATAGCTGAACGTCGGCAGTGGGCTCGAGCTTGGGGAGCACATCAGGAACAATGTTGAACTGCTTGATACGTTGGTTGATAAGTCGCTGGTCGTATGAGCGCCACTTGACTTCAGCGTAGTGACGATAAATAGGCTTGTTCATATCGCCTGGATATGTTAGTTCAGCCCATATTAAATTTCGACACAAACATACCCGTCCCATCCTCAAAACGCTTCTTAACGACAGGGTCGTTAGCATCCGCAAGGATCTTGAGCTCTTCAACGTATTTTCGTAGACCCCTCAACCTCATATCCTTTATATGTTGACCACCCTTGACATCCTCAGGTTTCGTAGCCTCCAGCCGAGaaatcttctcaatctccttCTGAATCTTTCCCAGCTTCTCTTCTCGATCAACCGACAGAATCTTGCGGGCTTCTTGGAAAGCCTGGTAGGGAAGGTGCTCGAATGGGAGATCTCCAGTGCTGCGGATGGCTAAACGACGACGACGGGAACCAATTGGCATCTTTCCAGACTTCATGAGCTGCTCCTCGAATTCGGGGAGCACCGTGTTCGGATCAAGGTCTGCTTCGGTGGGCGTAGTAGTCTGAGTTTCGGCTGCTGGTGTTCGGCGGATGGCGGCAGAGGTGAAGGGCCGGACAATGCTGGGACATGTTGGCCGCAGCTGCCGAGAGATCGGCCTCATGGCGACCTGGCAGCGCGACATGATGAGCGGTGCAGCGTGGGTTGGGACGTTGAATTTGACCGCTGAGTGACAGGATCTTGGAGATATATTGAAAAATGCTCTGGGGATGGTTTGCAGGCGTTTTGCCCCACTAAAAACTCGGGGCGGAGGGCGGATGTTGCCGATCCACTTTTCTCTAAATCGCATCACGGTTTTCGAAACCTCAACACCAAAAGGTCGACCACTGCGTCTGTATCTCCATCACAAGTCTCTCCCTATCGATTGTACGAGTAgggaaataaaaaagaatggCTGGCAAGGGAATTGGCTGCTTGGCCGAGGCCATGGGCGCTCTACGGGTGTCTGCCAAAGTATGTTGAAGAAACTGCAAAACATGGTTCAATACTAACAATTACAGCCGGCGACAATCCCTAGAGCCTTTACACGATCAATGGCTACACAAGTCTCTTCAAACGATGTCTCGACAGAAACAACCAAAGATGCCAGCAACACACAGAGCATCCTACAGTCATGGAAGCCCAGTACGACTATTCCTCGCTTCTGTATAACAAACATCCACTGACCCATGGCAGAGGAAACCGTCCCCGTCACAATTCACAACTTTCCCTCGTTGGAACCCACCGCACTCGAGCGATGGTCCGTTGACCACCTTTACCTCCCCCTCCGCCGCGATATCCTCCACCTCGCTGTTGTCTACGAAGGCGACAACACCCGTCAAGGTACAGCCTCAACCAAGACTCGATACGACGTCCACGGCTCCCACCGAAAGATGCGACCTCAAAAAGGAACCGGCCGTGCGCGTATGGGAACCAAGCAAAGTCCTATACTGCGCGGTGGTGGAAAAACATTCGGTCCTCACCCTCGCGACTTTGGCACCCATCTCAACCGCAAAGTCTACGACAAGGCCTGGCGTACCGCTCTTAGCTACCGCTACCGACAGGGTGATTTGATCGTTTGCGAAGATGGTATGGATCTTGTGCTGCCGACAGACTACGAGATGGTTGCTGGAAAGTACCTCAAGGATGGATTGAAGGAGGGATATCTTAAGCGATACATGACAGGAGTGCTGGGCAACCTTGGTTTGGGCCGTGCCACTGGTCGAACTCTGTTTGTAACTGGAGACCGACGTGAGGCTCTTTTCGACGCTATGGAGCAGATTCCTTGGGAAGGCCGAGCACTGGGCATGGAGGATGTTGATGTCAAGGATCTATTGGAGACGGGCAAGGTTGTTCTTGAGCGAAGCGTGCTCAAGGAGCTAATCGAGCAACACCAAAGTGACTTGGTGAGCAAAGTCGTCATGCAAGGTCTCGTCAAGGGTGGACCTGAGACAGGGACGAGAGTGCTCGGGGTTTAAAATACCCGTGTAGACTATATAAACTTGTATTATTTTGTACAACtgcatgtcatgtcatgacTGAATGGATGCTGATCGGCTCTTGGGTATCATTGGACTCGGGGAGGAGTCACTCTAGATGATTACACTGATTTACATATATTCTTACAACGCTCCGCCCACTAGCGAAACAATCCACATGGCGACTCTGACTTTGAGACCGACTCTTCTTTCGGTCTTGGCAAAGTCATCCCGAGTTGCCTTTGTAGCATGCTCCTGCAACCAGAGCTGCTCTTCTCCTAATCTTGTTTTGAGTCCTTCATCGCGAGTGACGATTAAAGCTCCAGCTTCAAGATCGTGAGAGTAGCTGCGCTTGGTGTAATTGGAGCTTCCGATAATGCTCATAGCTGGGTTTTTATCTCCCGGCATCGTAACCCATAGACCCTTGGCGTGGTATGTCCATCCACCTGGTTGACCAACAACGCCATAACGCCACTCCTTTAAGGTGATGTCGTTGTCGCGTCCTTCGTGGTGTACACGGTGAACGAAGCGACGGGCAAGAAGGGTGTAAGCGTCTGGTAGAAGACCAGATACGCCCTTCGATTTGTAAAACCCGTTTGCTTCAGGGGAAGCTGTGATGACAGTGTTGGACGATGAGGCGGTACCAAGGAGGAGTTTTGTGAGTGAAGGCGCAGGGTTAAAATAACCAGCTGTAAAGGTCCAAGAAGACTCCCGGTATGCAGGTAAAGCAAGAGTCTTGAGTATATGTGTAATGATGGGGAGCTCAGTCGAGGTGTCAGGCTTCATGACCTGGGACATCTGACCAAGCATGTACACTCTTGTGTCTGAGATGTCACTCTCAGGTTTGGATTTGGGGTGCAGAAGAGTTTGAAGAGTTGATGTGGTACTCTTGATGAAAGATTCAGGCTTTTCTAGCGGTGAAGGCGCCGAGTTGTTCTCTGGCCAGGAAAGAGTGAAACCTGCTTGTTCTTTTGAAGGCTGAACGAGAAAACTGAAAGATGTTACTCCTGAGTGGATGTTCCAAAAGTGATCTGTGACTTCTTTTGAGGAAAAGAGGTGATAGCGATCTTGACGGTTGGTGAAGTAGTCGGTAGACAGGTTTGCACTGACAAGTTAGTATTTACCAGACAAAATGATTGTACAACATACCCCGACATGAtgatctcatcatcaacaccataAAGCTTCATATGCTGAAGTCCCCATCCTTCATTAATCCTCGTAGGGATATACTTTTTCCTCAACCCAGTCAAGTTTGGCGTATGATACATTCGAATCTCGACACGATCCGCTCCAAACTCTTCCACGAGAGGGGCTAGCAATGATGCGCTGGATGGGTTAGGTGCTTCACGAGTTCCTCGCAAAGCATCCGTAAGAATGCTCAACTTGACATCCGGATTATTCCTCAACGACTCCTGCAGCGTTTCGATAAGTTCTTTTTCCGACTTTCCAATATACAACGTCGACAAAAAGATTCGTTTCTTGGCTTTTCGTATCCGATCCTAAATTCCCCCCCAATCAGTCCCAACCCTGTCGAAATGAGTGGATGATCGAACCTTTAACGTCTCGTAGAATTGAGCCGGTGTTTGAATAATTCGTATCTGCTCCCCTCGAATATCGAAACTCGGCGCAAGACGATCTAATTCCGTGACAAAAGGCGCCAGAGCTCCAGCACCATTCGAGTTGGACGCTGAAgcacctcctcctccagcaGGCATGGCATATTGTCTTGTCTGAACCCTTGCACTCGAAATTCTGGGTCTGAAACTTGCGGTGCGAAGCTTCGTAGTGCAACGTGCACAGCTCCTAGCAAGCATAATCGAGTCGGATGCAGCTTTAAATTGAAAGCTTTGTAGTCTAATTAAAGATTGCTTGTTAATTGCTAGAATATTTCTGGCTGTGAAGCTTCAAGGTACGTACCTATTCCGTCACGGACGGCAATTTGCCGAGGTTGATCCGTTCCTGCTGGGCAATCTTCCAACGATCCCATCATTGACCGGATCAGCATCTCCATCCCGCTAGAGGTCAATTGCTTGCTCAAACCGCCATTATGTCGACAATCGGAAGAACGCTGACCAACCTACGAAAGGTTGGAATCAAGGTAAATCTCTCTGTCGAACTTTTATGAGAGCCAATGCTAACTTGTGCAGGACTTCTTTAGGCAGATGCTGGTATGTATCCGATCGAGCGACACCCGAATCCGAAACTCTGGCTAACGATGCCTGTTTGCGCAAATAGTACATCGGTACGATCTCTACGATTACGAACTTTCAAATTGCCTGCTGACAGTCACAGGTGATACCAAGGCTGGTATTCTCATCGGTACCGATCGCGCCGGTAACAAGTTCTTTGAGAACAATGAGGAACTTCCCCTCCGAACACGCTGGGTCGAGTACGCCAAGCACGATTACGATGCTGCTCATATCGAGCCCGGATGGCACGCCTGGATGAGCTACTCCGTCGACAAGCCCCCTACCCAGGACCCCTTGTTAAACGCTGGTACACGAGCTTTTGAGCCTTCGCAGGCCCTTCCCAACTTCACCCAAACCAGGGGCGCTTTCAAGACCTACAACACGTATGTGCACCATTCACGAGGGGGAAATAATGCTGACTTGTTTATAGCGCCAAGCCCAAGTTGGCGGCATGGGAGCCCGTTGCTGCGCCTCGGGAATAAGGATGAGACGGTCAAGTGTACATAAATAAATTCGCGTAGGGAGCAGCTCGGCACAACCAAAAAATGGTATTGAATTCAAACAAGATTCTACAGATTGCATGGTTTGCTCATACAGTTAATGAAATAGATGGAGGGTCTAAGACGTGCACTCTATAGCCCATGATCCTCCTCTTACATGACCACATAGGAAATTCTACGACTTTGCTTCAATTGCAGATTTGATAGCTAGGAGAGTCAGCTGAGTTTCCAAAACAGACAAATAGCGAGAAAAATACCTTCACATGATACTCTAGCATCTCCGAATAGCATCTTTGCGTTGGGCATGTAAAACATTGGGTTGGGAACATCAGCTGCATTTGTTAGCAGAATCAAATATGAGGTCAAGACACTTACCATAGCCACTGGCCATGCCTCTCTTCATAATCACCACCTGCTTAGCCTTCCAGGCGTGAAGGACAGGCATACCCTCAATTGAGCTACCCTTTTCCATTGCAATGGGGTTGACAGTATCGTTAGCACCAATGACAACAGCAAGATCAGTGTCGGGGAAGTCGTCGTTGATCTCGTCCATTTCCAGAACGATATCGTACGGTACGCTAGCCTCGGCGAGAAGCACGTTGCACTGTCCAGGCATGCGACCTGCAACAGGATGGATGGCAAAACGGACAGTGATGCCCTTGGCTCGCAGAGTCGAGACGATGCTCGAGATGGCGTACTGAGCCTTGGCAACAGCCATACCATAACCGACAATGAGAATGACCTTTTCGGAGTTGAGAAGTGCATCTGCGAGATCATCTACAGATGTTGTGGTGACTTCTCCTTGAGGTTTATACTCTTGGACTTGGGTCGGCGTACCCAACCCTCCAAACAACACATTCGTCAGTGACCGATTCATCGCAACGCACATAATATACGAGAGAATGGAACCAGATACACCAATCAACGCTCCGACGGTGGTCAAAAGGGTGTTTTCGAGCATGAACCcttcagcgacaagagcAAAACCACTGTATGCGTTCAAAACAGTGATGACAACGGGCATGTCCGCACCTCCAATAGCAGATGTTGTTGTGTATCCCTTGATGAAACTCAACGCAGCGCTTCCGGCAAGGGCTCCGGCTGCGATCAAGGGGTTTCCTGGTGCCATGGTGATGAAAGCACCCATGGTAGCTGCGTTGGTAGCAAGTAAACCCGAGTTGATGATGTGTCGTCCAGGCAGCATCTTTGGCTTGGACGACATTCTACCAGCAAGTTTCATAAACGCAACAAGTGATCCGGTAAATGTGATACCGCCGATAAATACGCCAAGGTAGGCTGTTACTAGGTGAAGAGTCGAAGGGTCCATCACATCTGCCATAACACTACCGATACTGGTCAAGACAGCTGCAAGACCAACAACGGAGTGAAGAGCTGCAACAGTCTGAGGCAGATCGGTAGGAGTGATTCGCTTGCCGATCAACATACCAGCAATAGTACCGAGAGCGGCAAGACCACCAAACTGAGTGAGAACCTCGGGTGTGAAGCCAGCAGCAAGCAGACTGGCCAAAACACCTGTACCAACACCAAGAATACCAATGGCGTTACCCATACGAGCAGTGGCCTGGGAAGCAAGGCTAGAGATGGAGCCAATACAGAGAACGGAGCTGACGAGGTAACCGGCTTGAACAAGACCAGCAGCGCCAGTTGAGGCAGCAGCCAAAAAGCCACCACCACATAGTACAGCAGGAACAGCGTAGAGCCAAGGGTACTCAGGGGGGTCGGTAGGTCCTATATTTGTTAGATACATCTTATAATGGGCGGGTTAACTCACGCTTAAACATGTCCAGCATACGTTTGGTGATGACGAAACCACCACCAACATTGACAAATGCCAGCAAAACACTCAGGGCACCGAAAGCTTGAGGGATCGTCTCAGGGAGGAATCCACCCCCAAGAATGAACAAACCACCAATACCCACCATTCCAGAAATAGCGTTGGTGACACTCATCAGAGGAGAGTGAAGGGCAGGAGCAACACCCCAAACGGCACGATATCCAATAAGACTGGCCAAAGCAAAGGTAAAAGCGTTCGACATGAGGAGAGGGCTGGTCCATTTTCCAAGAGCCAAAATGCTGCCCATACCTGCAGTGACACCGGCAACTTCACGAGTTTTCTTTTGCCATGGTGTGAGTGCTACAACTTCAGGGGTGGCATTTGTCGTCTCGGTCTTTACaggaggtggtggaggaGCCGCACGAGGAACAGGAGGAAGGATATCTCCCTCTTGTGTCACGATGGCGCCTCGCACAACTTCATCCGAAAGATCGATGCCGAAGGCCTTTGGTTCAGGGGTCATGGAAAGCAGGAACTTGGTTATGTTGTTGGAATAAAGAGTCGATGACTGAGTCGGTAAGCGAGACGGCAGATCAGTGTACCCTAGAGATATTAGTCAAGTTACCTCTCGCTGAAAAGTAGTATATACCAATGACTTTGACATCGTTGTAAATGGTCAGTTCTCCCTTTTTAGTAGCTTCGCAGTTACCTCCGGCTTCGGCAGCCAAATCAACAATGACACTTCCAGGTTTCATAACGTCAAGAATATCGTTCTTGAGAAGTTTCGGTGCAGGCTTTCCGGGGATCAATGCTGTAGTGATGATAATGTCGACTTCCTTGGCTTGGTCTTTGAACAGCTTCATTTCAGCTTCGATAAATTCCTTGCTCATTTCTTTAGCATAGCCACCAGCGCCAGATCCATCTTCTTGCAGTTCCACTTCAATGAATTCGGCTCCAAGAGACTGAACCTGTTCGCGAGCAGCGGGTCGAGTATCAAAACCACGGACAATGGCTCCCATACGACGAGCAGTAGCAATAGCACTCAAACCAGCAACGCCAGCACCAATAACCAAAACCTTACAAGGGGGGATCTTGCCGGCAGCAGTAACCTGACCAGTCAAGAATCTACCAAAGACGTTTGAAGCTTCGAGAACAGCTTTGTAACCAGCAATGTTGGCCATACTACTGAGGGCATCAAAGACCTGAGCGCGAGAAATACGGGGAATCATGTCCATTGCGAAACTTGTAGCCTTTCTGGCGGCAATCTTTTCGACAAGTTCTTTGTTCTGAGAGGGTTGGAGGAAAGAAATAATAGTTTGGCCTTCTTTCATGGAACCAACTTCTTCGAGACCGGGACCACGAACTTTGAGAACAATGTCCGAGTTGGACCAGACTTCCCTAGGACCGTCGACAAGAGTTGCGCCAGCTTTTTCATAAGCAGCATCGAGAAAATCAGCATTGATACCAGCACCACGTTCGACAAGGACCTGTTTGAagcccttcttcttgagaatGGCTACATTGGCAGGTGTAAGGGCAACACGGCGTTCGTTGGGAAAGATCTCGGTAGGAACACCGACAACAAGGTTCTCGTAGGGAGTTGTTTTTGGAAGTACCACTGTAGAATAGTTGCGAGGCGCAGGCGCAGGGATCTGACGGATCAGAGCGAGAGGCTTTGAGATTTCTGCGACAAGTGCACGCTGGGACGAAGCCTTGAGGGTACTGTGCCATTGTTTGCGACGTGAAAGAAGACCATCTAGAGCTTGAGTTAGCTTGTGCAAGCTTGGCCAGTGGATTGGCTTACCATGAACTTTGTAGCTCTTCAATTGCTtctggaagaagaagctcgaggCGCACAGCTCAGTAGCTGAAGCTGGAACCGCGGACGAGGCCAACGGACGAAGCATATGAGACGCCATGATTAAAGAGTCATGAGCGCGATAGCAAGGCCCAAGGATGGCTCGACGGGTGATATCCAAGAAATTCGACAAGACAAAACAAACTACAATAGGAATTGCTTAAGGAAGAGGGAATAAAAACAAGAGACAAAACAATCGAGGGGTAGAGTCCTTATTCTGTGTCATGTGTTGTCGGGCCCCCTCCATCCATTCCTTCCATCCTCGAACTGATTGTTCTGGTAACACACCACTTCGGTCCAGTGAAGTTGGGTGAACCCTGGACCCTCTACCGGGATTGTTTTAGGCGGTTCGGGAAGAGGGGCCTCGAGCACTAATCGAGCTAAAATCTGGGGGAGGGGCCGCTGATGCGGAGAACTATTGCAGGGGACATGAAGTTTGTCGAATCATCATAGAGTCCTCGTCATGGATCATGACGAACATCAGTGGGTGCTTCGGTGGAATCAAGAGAGCGAGATGATGATTCAACCAGTTAGATGAGATTACGGACCTACCTCATGAGTCCTGCCGAGACTGGAGAAACGTCTTCCCCTCTTTGGATATTGAAATCCGGACATGACGGGTAGAGGTGGACCGAGACCATGATGCTTTCTGCGTGGGGTAGAATATGAACCTTGTCTTTATGAGTTTTTGATACCTTTGGTGATACATTTACCATGGTATCACTCGAGGTTGCAGAGAACAAGCTGTAGTCCCCCGGATAGGACTCGATCATATACGAGACTTGTGATATGTTTGTGCACAGTGATTCGAGTTCATCACTCTATACCGGCCTTGCACAAGCAAAAGAGGGGTTCCTTGACTGTCGTAGAACATGATCCAGTCCTCGGGatatcagaagaattggccgccgCTAAAAACATAAAGGATGATTAGTAGGCCAGAGTATGCTACTTAAATCATACTCTTAGGCtgattatttttataccctaagacttgggacgccaacttttctgctacctgctAGCCAGTGTAAGTCCTATCATGGTAGTCAGACTTGGACTGAGAGTAGAGTGTATGTATAATTTAACGAACCTTAAGATCTGTTAAGAATGAAACAATCGAACCCCTAGATAGCCTTCCATCATCGGCCATTCGTTGTGTTCTGCATGGACTTTCTGCACACAATTCTCTTCCGAAAGAGGTAATGCAGTCATTATGCAGCTGATTTACAGACCCCTGTTCTCCAGACTCGACCAAACATGAGCTCTCTAACATGCACCTCTGACAATAGGCTATCAAATCCTGAGGCATTATAGAACATGGCTACCGATAGCTAAGAGTCGAAACTACGGAGCCAATTTAGGGATTTGGTTCAGAGCTTTGACTCTCTATCTCATGTTAATACCCCAATGTAATGTCGGTCCCCCGGTCCTATTGGGCATGGCTgtaagcttatattattcACTACTACCTATCCCACGTGTTACCATTGTAAACGCCGTATGGTATTCACAGCTCATATCTTATCAACAAAAAGAAACACACTAATGTTCAGCACCATAATAACCTCGCGCATTGATAATTTGATCAAGGACATTAAATAAGACGATAATTCCATTTCTGGCTTAACGCTGGTGTCAGTGGTGTGGATctcccaacaccaacatcAGGCTTGGATACAATCACGAGAACCTCTTCAATTTTACCACATGACACCAAATGTTTGTCAAACAAGAATGAAGAAATAAACATCTTTCATTCTCTATCCCCTACATAACTCTGACCCTTCAATATCGAGAAAACAAAAAATACCCATCATGCCGCGGAAGGCTCCTATTCATCACTTCTCATACCGCTCCCTCATCATACCACCAATCCTCCTCGCTGCTGCTACCATCGTCGCTCTCTTTCTTCACTCCGACGTCAACGCCGCGCTTCTATGGTCGCAATGTCATTCTCACGCGCGCATTCCAGGTGTTAGTCGGATCCCCGCCATCGGAACGCCTTTATGCTATCTCATTAGCTTCTTCCGCGCCGCGCTGGATTCTCTGCGAAGTACCGCTGTCATGGCTCTTGTCCTGTCATTTCTCGGCGGCCTTTTGACAGTGAGCACTGTTGAGGCCGCACGTATATGCAACGCGCCGAATGTACTCATTGCGTATCCTACGGGACCGTGGCTGGTGTTTGATCTTGTGGGTGGTGCTGTTGTGTGGGAGCTTGTTATCATTCCTGCCTTTTTGCACCGCGCGAGAAGTGTTTTGAATGCTAggcaaagagaagatgggcaTGGCGATGTTGATCAGATTTTTACAAGCCGACATCTCCCTGATAGCGAACTTGTGGCTATTCCTATCAGTGTAGCTGTTGGCTACTTTCTACCATCCATCTTGATGCTCTTCAAGACGACTCCAGCTACTGTCGGAGTATGGctcttcttcccgatctacgTGACAGTCATCCGCCAGATAATTCGCAACGTTATCGCCGTCATCAGAAGAGTCAGCCCTACAAACATTCACCTCGCATCAAACCGACGATCGTTCTTGTTTGTTTACTTGCTGCCGATTGTCTGCTCGATTTTAGCCCACGTCTTTTTCATCTGGAGTCTAACTCGGCCTGATGATCGCAAGGAAATGACCAGGTCAACCATAGTCTTTATTGAAGTTGACACGCAATTCATCTTCTGGACTGTTCTGTACTGGATGTTGGTCGAGGTTGGATGGAGAGTACCGTTGACAACAATTGTCACTTCTCTCGTACTTGGGCCAGGTGCAGGAACTTGTGTTGGATGGATGTACCGAGAGAAGCTCATTCATCATGATAATGAAGAGGCTGACGAGAATGCTCAGTCAGCTGATGAGGAAACGCCCCTGTTGCAATGAGCAATGAACATTAATACCCGACTTCAATAcccttatagctttaattcaACCATAGATAGATCAATGTCAATAGCTTGAGTGTTTTACAAGTTTGTTCATCACTTTGTACAGGTCCAAGCCTCTTCGTAAATTGTACAGATATGATACAGATTAACCAACGCTACGATTTTATTCCTCCTGTAGTCTTGACAAGATTCGCTCCCTAACGACCTGTGATGCCACTGCGGCTCCATGTTGAAGGGTCACGGCTCCAATAATAGCCATAATCGCACCATTGAGcacaacatcagcaccgGATTGCTGGAGTTTTGTCACCTGTCGCATGTTAGATGAATACCACCACAAGAGTTTCAGTACATACGTTTTTAGGCTTCCACCGCACgacatcaatcaatcccACATCAGCTGCCAAGGCAGACAGATTTCTCTTGCCAGCAATATCCTTCGCTCCTTGGATAGTCAGGTTGTCCACTGCCTGCAACTTGGGATGTATGAATGGCTCGCGGTTGTATACGTCTTTTCTTGGTTCACCCATGGGTTCCTTGGCGACAATTGACTTGGTCGTCTCCATGATGAGGGTCATTCGTCCTGCAGGGGTCAGCGTAACCCTTTCAAGTGTACTTGTCCAGCCTACCGAGAAGCGCCAATCGGTCGTTGAAACCTCTCCTTCCCTGATCGAAACTCTTATGCGTAACAGCCAACCACTTAACCTCATCTGGCAGAAGCTTGCTGCCGCCCTGTCCCAGTAGTCGCTCATAAACCTCATCCAGCTTCCTGGGATCGTTGTTGACACTCCAGACCTTATTTTTGGGGTTCTTGGCAAAATCGAGCTGTATAGGTGCCTTCATTGCGGGGGGTGTCTGACTCCATCGTGGGACGGGAGCGGAGGAAGATGGGTTTTCGGATTTGAAGGA is part of the Fusarium poae strain DAOMC 252244 chromosome 4, whole genome shotgun sequence genome and encodes:
- a CDS encoding hypothetical protein (BUSCO:53714at5125), whose protein sequence is MSTIGRTLTNLRKVGIKDFFRQMLYIGDTKAGILIGTDRAGNKFFENNEELPLRTRWVEYAKHDYDAAHIEPGWHAWMSYSVDKPPTQDPLLNAGTRAFEPSQALPNFTQTRGAFKTYNTAKPKLAAWEPVAAPRE
- a CDS encoding hypothetical protein (TransMembrane:9 (i12-33o53-75i82-100o120-141i174-195o201-222i243-265o277-297i304-327o)); this encodes MPRKAPIHHFSYRSLIIPPILLAAATIVALFLHSDVNAALLWSQCHSHARIPGVSRIPAIGTPLCYLISFFRAALDSLRSTAVMALVLSFLGGLLTVSTVEAARICNAPNVLIAYPTGPWLVFDLVGGAVVWELVIIPAFLHRARSVLNARQREDGHGDVDQIFTSRHLPDSELVAIPISVAVGYFLPSILMLFKTTPATVGVWLFFPIYVTVIRQIIRNVIAVIRRVSPTNIHLASNRRSFLFVYLLPIVCSILAHVFFIWSLTRPDDRKEMTRSTIVFIEVDTQFIFWTVLYWMLVEVGWRVPLTTIVTSLVLGPGAGTCVGWMYREKLIHHDNEEADENAQSADEETPLLQ
- a CDS encoding hypothetical protein (BUSCO:36916at5125) — encoded protein: MSRCQVAMRPISRQLRPTCPSIVRPFTSAAIRRTPAAETQTTTPTEADLDPNTVLPEFEEQLMKSGKMPIGSRRRRLAIRSTGDLPFEHLPYQAFQEARKILSVDREEKLGKIQKEIEKISRLEATKPEDVKGGQHIKDMRLRGLRKYVEELKILADANDPVVKKRFEDGTGDMNKPIYRHYAEVKWRSYDQRLINQRIKQFNIVPDVLPKLEPTADVQLYFRQLKVPPGQIVDSIVSEKPPRLRVQVFDKGERLVSIVVLDSDVPNPDSDTFNKRCHFLAANIPINPNDTSLPLSRIKAEDQLALPWMPAFSQKGAPYHRLGIYLLEQEPGQKIDVSKLKELYSQRDGFSLKSFRDKFNTTPFGFNMFRSVWDENTAAVMARHNIPGSDIEFRPTRVHSLKPPVKPRGWEAKRQGPKYRHLWKYTKNIRGISNSRGWIKRR
- a CDS encoding hypothetical protein (TransMembrane:13 (n9-14c18/19o520-540i552-574o580-600i620-640o646-663i670-690o696-715i727-747o759-778i798-817o823-842i854-872o878-900i)~BUSCO:4070at5125); this translates as MASHMLRPLASSAVPASATELCASSFFFQKQLKSYKVHDGLLSRRKQWHSTLKASSQRALVAEISKPLALIRQIPAPAPRNYSTVVLPKTTPYENLVVGVPTEIFPNERRVALTPANVAILKKKGFKQVLVERGAGINADFLDAAYEKAGATLVDGPREVWSNSDIVLKVRGPGLEEVGSMKEGQTIISFLQPSQNKELVEKIAARKATSFAMDMIPRISRAQVFDALSSMANIAGYKAVLEASNVFGRFLTGQVTAAGKIPPCKVLVIGAGVAGLSAIATARRMGAIVRGFDTRPAAREQVQSLGAEFIEVELQEDGSGAGGYAKEMSKEFIEAEMKLFKDQAKEVDIIITTALIPGKPAPKLLKNDILDVMKPGSVIVDLAAEAGGNCEATKKGELTIYNDVKVIGYTDLPSRLPTQSSTLYSNNITKFLLSMTPEPKAFGIDLSDEVVRGAIVTQEGDILPPVPRAAPPPPPVKTETTNATPEVVALTPWQKKTREVAGVTAGMGSILALGKWTSPLLMSNAFTFALASLIGYRAVWGVAPALHSPLMSVTNAISGMVGIGGLFILGGGFLPETIPQAFGALSVLLAFVNVGGGFVITKRMLDMFKRPTDPPEYPWLYAVPAVLCGGGFLAAASTGAAGLVQAGYLVSSVLCIGSISSLASQATARMGNAIGILGVGTGVLASLLAAGFTPEVLTQFGGLAALGTIAGMLIGKRITPTDLPQTVAALHSVVGLAAVLTSIGSVMADVMDPSTLHLVTAYLGVFIGGITFTGSLVAFMKLAGRMSSKPKMLPGRHIINSGLLATNAATMGAFITMAPGNPLIAAGALAGSAALSFIKGYTTTSAIGGADMPVVITVLNAYSGFALVAEGFMLENTLLTTVGALIGVSGSILSYIMCVAMNRSLTNVLFGGLGTPTQVQEYKPQGEVTTTSVDDLADALLNSEKVILIVGYGMAVAKAQYAISSIVSTLRAKGITVRFAIHPVAGRMPGQCNVLLAEASVPYDIVLEMDEINDDFPDTDLAVVIGANDTVNPIAMEKGSSIEGMPVLHAWKAKQVVIMKRGMASGYADVPNPMFYMPNAKMLFGDARVSCEAIKSAIEAKS
- a CDS encoding hypothetical protein (BUSCO:24049at5125), whose amino-acid sequence is MLARSCARCTTKLRTASFRPRISSARVQTRQYAMPAGGGGASASNSNGAGALAPFVTELDRLAPSFDIRGEQIRIIQTPAQFYETLKDRIRKAKKRIFLSTLYIGKSEKELIETLQESLRNNPDVKLSILTDALRGTREAPNPSSASLLAPLVEEFGADRVEIRMYHTPNLTGLRKKYIPTRINEGWGLQHMKLYGVDDEIIMSGANLSTDYFTNRQDRYHLFSSKEVTDHFWNIHSGVTSFSFLVQPSKEQAGFTLSWPENNSAPSPLEKPESFIKSTTSTLQTLLHPKSKPESDISDTRVYMLGQMSQVMKPDTSTELPIITHILKTLALPAYRESSWTFTAGYFNPAPSLTKLLLGTASSSNTVITASPEANGFYKSKGVSGLLPDAYTLLARRFVHRVHHEGRDNDITLKEWRYGVVGQPGGWTYHAKGLWVTMPGDKNPAMSIIGSSNYTKRSYSHDLEAGALIVTRDEGLKTRLGEEQLWLQEHATKATRDDFAKTERRVGLKVRVAMWIVSLVGGAL
- a CDS encoding hypothetical protein (BUSCO:40874at5125), coding for MAGKGIGCLAEAMGALRVSAKPATIPRAFTRSMATQVSSNDVSTETTKDASNTQSILQSWKPKETVPVTIHNFPSLEPTALERWSVDHLYLPLRRDILHLAVVYEGDNTRQGTASTKTRYDVHGSHRKMRPQKGTGRARMGTKQSPILRGGGKTFGPHPRDFGTHLNRKVYDKAWRTALSYRYRQGDLIVCEDGMDLVLPTDYEMVAGKYLKDGLKEGYLKRYMTGVLGNLGLGRATGRTLFVTGDRREALFDAMEQIPWEGRALGMEDVDVKDLLETGKVVLERSVLKELIEQHQSDLVSKVVMQGLVKGGPETGTRVLGV